A stretch of Nilaparvata lugens isolate BPH chromosome 12, ASM1435652v1, whole genome shotgun sequence DNA encodes these proteins:
- the LOC111044234 gene encoding 4-hydroxybenzoate polyprenyltransferase, mitochondrial — protein sequence MNVRNFTGKCVLRYTNHFLNLVDRTSNINRILCLHVSDRNSSFKSSRNVSCASHKVGNLPKCLNAIPPVIHYHSLENRNKRLGKNLVDSRMYLVHKRNGRFAASLINSLPPKCHPYVKLMRADRPIGSWLLFWPCGWSIAMAADPGCWPDLKMLTIFGVGAFVMRGAGCTINDMWDKDIDQKVERTKSRPLASGQLTQWDALVFLAGQLSVGLTILLQLNWYSVFLGASSLGLVIVYPLMKRVTYWPQLILGMTFNWGALLGWAAVRGECDWSICLPLYCAGVCWTIVYDTIYAHQDKVDDLLLGIKSTALKFQNKTKLYLSMFGSGMIGGLITCGLTVGQTWPYYGAVGLVSAHIINQLYSLDIDNPTDCADKFISNHNVGLLLFAGIVLGNLYKEKKQKQNLLVEADQIQSSKVLLT from the exons ATGAATGTGAGAAACTTTACCGGCAAATGTGTTCTAAGATACACAAACCATTTTCTCAATTTGGTGGATAGGACTTCAAACATTAACAGAATACTATGTTTACATGTATCAGATAGAAATAGTTCATTTAAAAGTAGTCGTAATGTAAGTTGTGCTAGTCATAAAGTGGGAAATCTACCAAAATGCTTGAATGCCATACCACCAGTGATACATTATCATAGTCTAGAAAATAGGAACAAACGTTTAGGCAAGAATTTAGTTGATAGTAGAATGTACCTTGTACATAAACGAAATGGACGTTTTGCTGCCTCTCTAATCAACAGTCTACCACCGAAATGTCATCCGTACGTGAAGCTTATGAGAGCTGACAGACCTATTG GATCGTGGCTTCTCTTCTGGCCATGCGGTTGGAGCATAGCAATGGCGGCCGATCCGGGATGTTGGCCCGATTTGAAAATGTTGACAATTTTCGGAGTGGGAGCTTTTGTCATGAGAGGAGCTGGATGTACCATTAATGACATGTGGGACAAAGACATTGATCAGAAG GTGGAAAGAACCAAATCGAGACCATTGGCTAGTGGACAGTTGACACAATGGGACGCCCTAGTATTTCTTGCCGGTCAGTTGAGTGTGGGGCTGACCATTCTCCTTCAACTCAACTGGTATAGCGTGTTTCTCGGTGCTAGTTCCCTAG GTTTGGTTATAGTCTACCCGCTGATGAAGCGTGTGACCTACTGGCCGCAACTAATCCTTGGAATGACCTTCAACTGGGGGGCGCTGCTGGGGTGGGCCGCGGTGCGGGGAGAGTGTGACTGGTCCATCTGTTTGCCCCTCTACTGCGCAGGCGTATGTTGGACCATTGTCTACGACACCATTTATGCGCATCAG GACAAAGTAGACGACCTGCTATTAGGCATCAAATCGACGGCACTGAAATTCCAGAACAAAACGAAGCTGTACCTGTCAATGTTTGGTTCAGGCATGATCGGTGGACTTATCACGTGTGGCCTCACTGTGGGGCAGACGTGGCCTTACTACGGCGCAGTTGGACTTGTCTCGGCACATATTATCAATCAG tTGTATTCTTTGGATATCGACAACCCTACAGATTGTGCGGATAAATTCATTTCCAACCATAACGTGGGACTTCTGCTATTTGCTGGTATAGTTCTGGGAAATTTATACAAAGAAAAGAAACAGAAACAAAATCTACTAGTAGAAGCCGATCAAATACAGTCTTCAAAAGTTTTACTAACGTAG
- the LOC111044233 gene encoding protein FAM114A2 → MATSDSEEFESADESVDVKSAGGKKGQKGASKNESKKTSSKKPSAVEISDSAAGDSSASKPSDSVPKSASSIDEEKVFDMFDDKTSQRPLASKESEKNVTSKTPTREPKPSNIGKKLGSKLGTSISAKEKSSDVKSKVVDSRKKVDEQQGKTDEKVCVKQSEPTVKKEESKPEVKSNPDDGWELEDGFEVPVSNASKPKNQQEFEKELFPVLNKLSSLTTNTKNEAVAEEKPPTASADSGGSGWSGWGGWGVSSILSTATEGVTTLTSHVSAGLNTVLESGLGAPDPQVLAEVLEREKAEKEKEGETKEKKVSTTSHNRQTEASEQSGSGGFGGIGQLMSGVSQLGTKVLSGGLDTLETLGKKTMEVLQDGDPGLRKKRALFFQDDDKPVLSQILREAKETAEKSDKMEEEKQAAKRVHLESLFDDYQGLVHLEALEMLSNQCQLKLQSILLNVTGDELKDLQETLEQVKELCELPDEEEDDDKDDDVDFKDKLTEAVGQLCKDVPHSKDIRGKVSLRIDAWLKSEEAKAASRLAVHEKAVASMAEFTSVSMEIFHRAAELLLIKTAHSTATEAECLTQITTILCIHVSRMATKFTMLLTENSESKENNKIITTIFMESAQCSSYIQDACRLVVPVLQVGAAN, encoded by the exons ATGGCAACCTCAGACAGCGAGGAATTTGAAAGTGCAGACGAGAGTGTAGACGTGAAATCAGCTGGCGGCAAGAAAGGACAGAAAGGTGCGTCAAAAAATGAATCAAAGAAAACATCATCTAAAAAACCGTCTGCCGTAGAAATATCAGATTCTGCCGCAGGAGACAGTAGTGCTAGCAAACCAAGTGACAGTGTTCCAAAATCTGCAAGCTCCATAGACGAGGAAAAGGTCTTTGATATGTTTGACGATAAAACTTCGCAAAGACCGTTAGCTAGTAAAGAATCCGAGAAGAATGTCACGAGTAAAACACCAACCAGGGAACCCAAACCGTCGAATATCGGGAAAAAGTTGGGATCCAAACTTGGTACGTCGATTTCAGCGAAAGAGAAATCATCAGATGTCAAATCAAAAGTAGTCGACAGTAGGAAGAAGGTTGACGAGCAACAAGGAAAGACAGATGAGAAAGTGTGTGTTAAACAAAGTGAACCAACTGTGAAAAAAGAGGAGAGTAAACCGGAAGTGAAGTCAAACCCTGACGACGGATGGGAACTGGAGGATGGTTTTGAAGTTCCGGTCAGCAATGCATCTAAACCAAAAAATCAGCAGGAGTTTGAGAAGGAATTGTTTCCCGTTTTGAATAAACTTTCTAGTCTTACAACAAATACGAAAAATGAGGCGGTG GCAGAGGAGAAACCCCCCACCGCATCAGCTGACTCGGGTGGATCAGGCTGGTCAGGGTGGGGCGGATGGGGTGTCAGTTCGATTCTGTCGACCGCCACAGAGGGTGTGACCACACTCACCAGTCACGTGTCGGCTGGACTCAACACTGTGCTGGAGAGTGGGCTGGGGGCGCCCGACCCCCAAGTGCTGGCTGAGGTCTTAGAGAGGGAGAAGGccgagaaggagaaggagggagaGACGAAGG aaaaaaaa GTGTCGACGACATCGCACAACCGACAAACCGAGGCAAGCGAGCAATCTGGTTCGGGTGGCTTCGGTGGTATCGGCCAGCTGATGTCCGGCGTGAGTCAGCTGGGCACGAAGGTGTTGTCGGGTGGCCTGGACACCCTGGAGACCCTCGGCAAGAAGACAATGGAAGTGTTGCAGGATGGTGATCCGGGACTCAGGAAGAAACGGGCGCTCTTCTTCCAGGATGACGATAAACCAGTTCTGTCGCAG ATTTTGCGCGAAGCCAAAGAGACAGCtgaaaaaagtgataaaatggaagaagaaaaacaagctGCTAAAAGAGTGCATCTTGAATCTCTGTTCGATGATTACCAAG GCTTGGTGCACCTAGAAGCCCTGGAAATGCTCTCGAACCAGTGTCAGTTGAAGTTGCAGTCGATCCTTCTGAATGTGACCGGGGACGAACTGAAGGACCTGCAGGAAACCCTGGAGCAGGTGAAGGAGCTGTGTGAGCTGCCCgacgaggaggaggatgatgacaAGGATGACGATGTCGATTTTAAGGATAAACTCACGGAGGCCGTCGGTCAGCTGTGCAAAGATGTGCCGCATTCCAAGGATATTCGAGGTAAA GTGAGTCTACGAATAGACGCGTGGTTGAAAAGTGAGGAAGCTAAGGCTGCCTCTCGGCTAGCCGTGCATGAGAAGGCAGTGGCGTCTATGGCCGAATTCACATCTGTTTCCATGGAGATATTCCACCGTGCTGCTGAGTTGTTGCTAATTAAGACGGCTCATAGCACCGCTACAGAGGCTGAGTGTCTGACACA aatcacTACAATTCTTTGCATCCACGTGTCAAGGATGGCAACCAAGTTCACCATGCTGCTAACTGAGAATTCAGAATCCaaagagaataataaaattatcactACAATTTTCATGGAG tCCGCCCAATGCAGTTCATACATCCAAGACGCCTGTAGACTGGTGGTCCCTGTACTGCAGGTTGGAGCTGCAAACTAA